In a genomic window of Myxococcota bacterium:
- a CDS encoding DUF4136 domain-containing protein: MRNPVASAARRFRQLLAFAGVALLWAACIQAPVRVEVTEGAVERLAAAQTFALAPVESPPPPAVTKRIESTLRSELADRGLRDVPLGEAEVKIAYRTNREPRERIASVPNAEGGDFGTLQAYTEKTIEIDVLDAKTGDVLWQGVGQIDVVSESSQPQAAAKVVHEVLARFPREPVD; this comes from the coding sequence ATGCGAAACCCCGTGGCATCTGCAGCACGTCGCTTCCGGCAGCTGCTCGCGTTCGCGGGGGTCGCGCTCCTGTGGGCTGCCTGCATCCAGGCTCCGGTGCGGGTCGAGGTGACCGAAGGGGCCGTCGAGCGGCTCGCGGCCGCTCAGACCTTCGCGCTCGCCCCCGTAGAATCCCCGCCGCCGCCGGCCGTCACGAAGCGCATCGAGTCGACGCTGCGCTCGGAGCTCGCGGACCGCGGCCTGCGCGACGTGCCGCTCGGGGAGGCCGAGGTGAAGATCGCGTACCGCACGAACCGGGAACCGCGAGAGCGCATCGCGAGCGTCCCGAATGCCGAAGGCGGCGACTTCGGGACGCTCCAGGCGTACACGGAGAAGACGATCGAGATCGACGTGCTCGATGCGAAAACGGGCGACGTGCTCTGGCAGGGCGTGGGGCAGATCGACGTCGTCTCCGAGTCGAGCCAGCCCCAGGCCGCGGCGAAGGTGGTGCACGAGGTGCTCGCTCGGTTCCCGCGCGAACCGGTGGACTAG
- a CDS encoding diacylglycerol kinase: MQHPPARPLRVIQWSTGNAGRPAIRGIVRHPDLELVGVHAHSTEKHGVDAATLAGLDTPTGVTATGDVDALLAMDADCVCYMAQGETRIRETIEDLSRILRSGKNVVNTSLVSLCYPGFSPKLRDALQAACEEGGSTFYTSGFDPGWSGDVIPLALASTCERVDRIRVTECMDYSTYEDPGFTGVFFGYGRPLDYEAPLLQPGMLKGGWGCMVLMLADALGVSLDEIREEHERLPAPESFETAMGKIEKGTCAGVRFEVQGIVDGEPALVAAHVNRLRQDIGPQWDRLSGDKHSGYKIEVVGSPSLTCEIEPVGEDGDHNTAGILGTAMRVVNAIPTVVAHAPGVVSTLDLPLFTARGVGGQVRS; this comes from the coding sequence ATGCAGCATCCCCCCGCGCGTCCGTTGCGCGTCATCCAGTGGTCCACGGGCAACGCCGGTCGTCCCGCGATTCGCGGCATCGTGCGTCACCCCGATCTCGAGCTCGTCGGCGTCCACGCCCACTCGACCGAGAAGCACGGCGTCGACGCAGCCACCCTCGCCGGCCTGGACACGCCGACGGGCGTCACCGCCACCGGCGACGTGGATGCCCTGCTCGCGATGGACGCAGACTGCGTCTGCTACATGGCCCAGGGCGAGACCCGCATCCGCGAGACGATCGAAGACCTCTCCCGGATCCTGCGGTCCGGGAAGAACGTGGTGAACACCTCGCTCGTCTCTCTCTGCTACCCGGGCTTCTCCCCGAAGCTGCGCGACGCCCTGCAGGCGGCCTGCGAGGAGGGCGGCTCGACCTTCTACACCTCGGGCTTCGACCCGGGCTGGTCGGGCGACGTGATCCCGCTCGCGCTCGCGAGCACCTGTGAACGCGTCGATCGCATCCGGGTGACCGAGTGCATGGACTACTCGACCTACGAGGACCCGGGCTTCACCGGCGTCTTCTTCGGCTACGGACGTCCCCTCGACTACGAAGCGCCGCTGCTTCAGCCGGGCATGCTCAAGGGTGGCTGGGGTTGCATGGTGCTCATGCTCGCCGACGCCCTGGGCGTCTCCCTCGACGAGATTCGCGAAGAGCACGAGCGTCTGCCGGCGCCGGAGAGCTTCGAGACCGCCATGGGCAAGATCGAGAAGGGAACCTGCGCCGGCGTGCGCTTCGAAGTGCAGGGCATCGTCGACGGCGAACCCGCCCTCGTCGCCGCCCACGTGAATCGGCTGCGCCAGGACATCGGGCCCCAGTGGGATCGTCTCTCGGGCGACAAGCACTCGGGCTACAAGATCGAGGTCGTCGGCTCCCCGTCCCTCACCTGCGAGATCGAACCGGTGGGCGAAGACGGCGACCACAACACGGCGGGCATCCTGGGGACGGCGATGCGCGTGGTGAATGCGATCCCGACCGTGGTCGCGCACGCGCCGGGCGTCGTCTCGACGCTGGACCTGCCGCTCTTCACGGCGCGCGGCGTCGGCGGCCAGGTGCGGAGCTAG
- a CDS encoding aldehyde dehydrogenase family protein — translation MALAPLAPETRNLIDGELTAASNGNTFENVDPSTEEVLGTCADGTKDDMLRAVAAARRSFDETDWSRDASFRSRCLRQLYEAMLADKEQLRSIVVHEAGAPVSLTGFMHVDDPIEMMSYWADLAESYRYEERMENVMFGGNPQGRILLREPAGVVGAITPWNVPLYLNIAKIGPALASGCTLVLKPAPDTPWSGTHLGKLLAEHTDIPAGVVNIVSSADHLTGEILSTDPRIDVVTFTGSTATGRRIMECAAPTVKKVFLELGGKSANIVLDDAAFEAVLPGTAFTCTHGGQGCAITTRLLLPRSRYDEGLALVKQAFENWNYGDPKNPANMQGPQVSRRQQERVLEYIEKGKRDGAKLLVGGGIPKHLEKGFFIEPTLFADVDPASTIAQEEIFGPVLCVIPYDDDADAVRIANQSEYGLSGAVHSADADRALAVARQVRTGTISVNGAQWFHVDTPFGGYKQSGLGRENGVAGFEEYLETKVVAVPAS, via the coding sequence ATGGCCCTGGCCCCCCTGGCTCCCGAGACCCGCAATCTGATCGACGGCGAGCTCACCGCCGCGAGCAACGGCAACACCTTCGAGAACGTCGATCCCAGCACCGAAGAAGTGCTCGGGACCTGCGCCGACGGCACGAAGGACGACATGCTGCGCGCGGTGGCCGCGGCGCGGCGCAGCTTCGACGAGACCGACTGGTCGCGCGACGCGAGCTTCCGATCGCGCTGCCTTCGCCAGCTCTACGAAGCCATGCTCGCCGACAAGGAACAGCTCCGCAGCATCGTCGTGCACGAGGCGGGCGCACCGGTGTCGTTGACGGGCTTCATGCACGTCGACGATCCGATCGAGATGATGTCGTACTGGGCCGATCTCGCGGAGAGCTACCGCTACGAAGAGCGGATGGAGAACGTGATGTTCGGCGGCAATCCGCAGGGGCGCATCCTGCTGCGCGAGCCGGCCGGCGTGGTCGGCGCCATCACGCCCTGGAACGTCCCGCTCTACCTGAACATCGCGAAGATCGGCCCGGCCCTGGCATCGGGCTGCACCCTCGTGTTGAAGCCCGCCCCCGACACGCCTTGGAGCGGCACCCACCTCGGCAAGCTGCTCGCCGAGCACACCGACATTCCGGCCGGCGTCGTGAACATCGTGAGCTCGGCCGACCATCTCACCGGCGAGATCCTGTCGACCGACCCGCGCATCGACGTCGTGACCTTCACCGGCTCCACCGCCACCGGCCGCCGCATCATGGAATGCGCCGCGCCGACGGTGAAGAAGGTCTTCCTCGAGCTCGGCGGCAAGTCCGCGAACATCGTGCTCGACGACGCGGCCTTCGAAGCCGTCCTCCCGGGCACGGCCTTCACCTGCACCCACGGTGGACAGGGCTGCGCCATCACGACGCGCCTGCTGCTGCCGCGCTCGCGCTACGACGAGGGCCTGGCGCTCGTGAAGCAGGCCTTCGAGAACTGGAACTACGGCGACCCGAAGAACCCGGCCAACATGCAGGGACCGCAGGTCAGCCGTCGCCAGCAGGAGCGGGTGCTCGAGTACATCGAGAAGGGGAAGCGCGACGGCGCGAAGCTGCTGGTGGGCGGCGGCATCCCGAAGCACCTCGAGAAGGGCTTCTTCATCGAGCCCACGCTCTTCGCCGACGTCGACCCCGCCAGCACGATCGCCCAGGAAGAGATCTTCGGCCCGGTCCTCTGCGTGATCCCCTACGACGACGACGCCGACGCGGTGCGCATCGCGAACCAGTCCGAGTACGGGCTGTCCGGCGCGGTGCACTCGGCCGACGCGGACCGGGCGCTCGCCGTCGCGCGACAGGTCCGCACGGGCACGATCAGCGTGAACGGCGCCCAGTGGTTCCACGTGGATACGCCCTTCGGCGGCTACAAGCAGAGCGGGCTGGGACGCGAGAACGGCGTCGCCGGCTTCGAGGAGTACCTCGAGACGAAGGTGGTGGCGGTCCCCGCGAGCTGA
- a CDS encoding MMPL family transporter, translating into MSQLDAWLGVRLAGWVDGVRERAVAVVWACLLATVVLGVYAAFGLRINSDNLALLSEDIPARRNHAAFAELFPNLESALFVVVDGATPELAREAAEDLEARLAARPDDFQAVYRPGGGEFFGRHGLLYRSVEDLEEFSDRLAGLQPILATLEQDPSIASLSKLVRRGLRALEDQSPDTTQATEWSAVLDRVSQATVDVYREYPVAISWTEVLARGSALETTKRHVLIVHAALDFSSPFAAAAAVGQIHGEALAGGWDAEHGVQVRVTGNPALNFEEMVGIAWDVGLGGVFCFVFVVFVLYAALRSWKLTIAAIATLLVGLVWAAAIAAATVGHLTVVSLSVAILFIGLGVDFAIHLGMRYAQRLRDGEPHADALRGATRDVGSSLVLCTITTAIGFFVFAPTDYVGVAELGVIAGSSMIAVSFLTFTFFPALLSSWLALRGERPISAPLQFEMDLGTAVVRRARAVRWIAAALFVAGLAAIPSARFDPNVIDMRDPDTESVQAFNDLLDASGAASPWYVDAVAADLDAAVALGQELEGLAPVARATTLASYVPADQEEKRELLFDLAFLLESPGEALPGPAPSTESQVEALRDLHAFLEERSSADSGVLAASIQKLRRHLAEFLERVDADGNPEAALARLETLLLANLDRQLERLRLALEPEAVSLESLPRELRERLVAPDGQARVQIFPEANLREENAMRAFTEAVADVAPGANGIAYNLLAFEEATKRSFLQALGSAVLCIGVLLFWLWRRWDDTFLVLAPLFLSAVLSVATMGLLGISFNFVNVIVIPLMFGIGVDSGIHLVHRSRELDSAEGLLGTTTARAVFYSALTTTISFGSLGLSSHVGMAGLGILLSIGMVLTVLSNLVLLPALLALRTEPSSDMAG; encoded by the coding sequence ATGAGCCAACTCGACGCCTGGCTCGGCGTCCGGCTGGCCGGTTGGGTCGACGGCGTCCGAGAACGGGCAGTCGCCGTCGTCTGGGCGTGTCTGCTCGCCACCGTGGTCCTCGGCGTCTACGCGGCCTTCGGCCTTCGTATCAACTCGGACAACCTGGCCCTGCTCTCCGAGGACATCCCCGCGCGGCGCAACCACGCCGCGTTCGCCGAGCTCTTCCCGAACCTCGAGAGTGCGCTCTTCGTCGTGGTGGACGGCGCCACGCCGGAACTGGCACGCGAAGCCGCCGAAGATCTCGAAGCGCGCTTGGCCGCGCGCCCCGACGACTTCCAGGCCGTCTATCGCCCCGGTGGGGGGGAGTTCTTCGGACGCCACGGCCTGCTCTACCGCAGCGTCGAAGACCTGGAGGAGTTCTCGGACCGGCTCGCCGGCCTGCAGCCGATCCTCGCAACCCTCGAACAGGACCCGTCGATCGCCAGCCTCTCGAAGCTGGTACGACGGGGCCTGCGGGCCCTCGAAGATCAGAGCCCGGACACCACCCAGGCCACCGAATGGAGCGCCGTCCTCGACCGCGTCTCCCAGGCCACCGTCGACGTCTACCGCGAGTACCCGGTGGCCATCTCGTGGACCGAGGTGTTGGCGCGCGGCTCGGCCCTCGAAACGACGAAGCGCCACGTGTTGATCGTCCACGCTGCCCTCGACTTCAGCAGCCCCTTCGCGGCCGCGGCCGCCGTCGGTCAGATCCACGGCGAAGCCCTCGCCGGCGGCTGGGACGCGGAGCACGGCGTTCAGGTGCGGGTCACCGGCAACCCGGCCCTCAACTTCGAGGAGATGGTCGGCATCGCCTGGGACGTCGGGCTCGGCGGCGTCTTCTGCTTCGTGTTCGTGGTGTTCGTGCTCTACGCCGCGCTGCGCTCGTGGAAGCTCACCATCGCGGCCATCGCGACGCTGCTGGTGGGCCTGGTGTGGGCCGCCGCGATCGCCGCTGCGACGGTCGGGCACCTGACGGTGGTTTCGCTCTCGGTCGCGATCCTGTTCATCGGGCTCGGCGTCGACTTCGCGATCCATCTGGGCATGCGGTACGCCCAGCGCCTGCGCGACGGCGAGCCCCACGCGGACGCCCTGCGCGGCGCGACCCGCGACGTCGGCAGCTCGCTCGTGCTCTGCACGATCACCACTGCCATCGGCTTCTTCGTGTTCGCCCCCACCGACTACGTCGGCGTGGCCGAGCTCGGGGTGATCGCGGGTTCGAGCATGATCGCGGTCTCCTTCCTCACCTTCACGTTCTTCCCCGCGCTCTTGTCCTCCTGGCTCGCGCTGCGCGGCGAACGGCCGATCTCGGCGCCGCTCCAGTTCGAGATGGACCTGGGGACGGCAGTGGTGCGCCGTGCGCGGGCCGTGCGCTGGATCGCGGCGGCGCTCTTCGTCGCGGGGCTCGCCGCGATCCCGTCGGCGCGCTTCGACCCCAACGTGATCGACATGCGCGATCCGGACACCGAGTCGGTGCAGGCCTTCAACGATCTGCTGGACGCCAGCGGTGCGGCCTCACCCTGGTACGTCGATGCGGTGGCCGCGGATCTCGATGCCGCCGTCGCGCTGGGCCAGGAGCTCGAAGGGCTGGCGCCGGTGGCGCGCGCGACGACCCTCGCGAGCTATGTCCCGGCCGATCAGGAAGAGAAACGCGAACTCCTCTTCGACCTCGCCTTCCTGCTCGAGAGCCCCGGCGAGGCTCTGCCCGGGCCGGCGCCGAGCACCGAGAGCCAGGTGGAGGCCCTCCGCGACCTGCACGCGTTCCTCGAGGAGCGTTCGTCCGCCGACTCGGGCGTGCTCGCAGCCAGCATCCAGAAGCTGCGTCGCCATCTCGCCGAGTTCCTGGAGCGTGTGGACGCCGACGGAAACCCGGAAGCGGCGCTCGCCCGGCTCGAGACGCTGCTACTGGCCAACCTCGATCGCCAGCTCGAGCGTCTGCGCCTCGCCCTCGAACCCGAAGCGGTGAGCCTCGAGAGCCTGCCGCGCGAGCTGCGCGAGCGCCTGGTGGCCCCCGATGGCCAGGCACGCGTCCAGATCTTTCCGGAAGCAAACCTGCGTGAGGAGAACGCGATGCGCGCGTTCACCGAGGCGGTGGCCGACGTCGCGCCCGGCGCGAATGGCATCGCCTACAACCTGCTCGCCTTCGAAGAGGCGACGAAGCGCTCGTTCCTGCAGGCGCTGGGCTCGGCGGTGCTCTGCATCGGCGTCCTGCTCTTCTGGCTGTGGCGCCGCTGGGACGACACCTTCTTGGTGCTGGCTCCGCTCTTCCTCTCGGCTGTTCTTTCGGTGGCCACGATGGGCCTGCTCGGGATCAGCTTCAACTTCGTGAACGTGATCGTGATCCCGCTGATGTTCGGCATCGGTGTCGACAGCGGCATCCACCTCGTGCACCGCTCCCGCGAACTCGACTCGGCCGAGGGCCTGCTCGGCACGACCACCGCGCGCGCGGTCTTCTACAGCGCGCTCACCACGACGATCAGCTTCGGCAGCCTGGGACTCTCGTCCCACGTAGGGATGGCGGGCCTGGGCATCCTGCTCTCGATCGGAATGGTCCTGACCGTCCTCTCGAACCTCGTGCTGCTGCCGGCTCTGCTCGCGCTGCGCACGGAGCCCAGTTCAGACATGGCGGGCTGA